The following coding sequences are from one Nitrospira sp. CR1.1 window:
- a CDS encoding glycosyltransferase — MISIVIPAYNEERALPATLRELFEQTGSYEVIVVDGGSHDQTCEIVRRWPVNGRLPAPLTLLTAPKGRASQMNAGAKLASGEWLLFLHADTRLPVGALSRINALERNLTIQAGGFRHRFSGSDWRLRMISWLDNFRCVRSHIIYGDQALFIRRALFERLGGFPDRPILEDVAFGENLLKVTTPILLSPPVVTDARKFLKMGIWRSFLRVLLIILHVEFKLPYLPRVFFQDIR, encoded by the coding sequence ATGATCTCCATCGTGATTCCTGCCTACAATGAAGAGCGGGCGCTGCCGGCCACACTCCGGGAGTTGTTCGAACAAACCGGGTCATATGAAGTGATCGTGGTTGATGGAGGAAGCCACGATCAAACCTGTGAGATCGTTCGGCGCTGGCCGGTCAACGGTCGATTGCCGGCTCCGCTCACCCTCCTGACGGCGCCCAAAGGCCGGGCCTCTCAAATGAATGCTGGCGCGAAGCTGGCTTCCGGCGAGTGGTTGCTCTTTCTGCATGCCGATACGCGGTTACCCGTCGGTGCGCTGAGTCGGATCAATGCGTTGGAGCGGAATCTTACGATCCAGGCCGGCGGATTCCGCCACCGATTCTCAGGGTCGGACTGGCGGCTCCGGATGATCTCCTGGCTCGACAATTTTCGCTGTGTCAGGAGCCATATTATTTACGGCGATCAAGCCTTATTCATACGGCGGGCGTTGTTCGAGCGGCTTGGAGGATTTCCAGATCGGCCCATCCTGGAAGACGTGGCATTCGGTGAGAATCTGTTGAAAGTCACCACGCCCATTCTTCTCTCACCCCCGGTCGTCACGGATGCCCGCAAGTTTCTCAAAATGGGAATCTGGCGGAGTTTTCTTCGCGTCCTGCTGATTATTTTACATGTGGAATTCAAGCTGCCGTACCTCCCACGCGTCTTTTTTCAGGATATTCGCTGA
- a CDS encoding DUF547 domain-containing protein: MTRKLLIGVLLIMMGGCSTAPTSFTPSDPLPSEQVSHRLWQELLSADVRDGVVDYPAIRRQGRLPSYIALLNRVDPGRLSVGDRLAFWINAYNAFAVTGILDGYSPDTLFGRYRYFIARKYSIGGQAVNLYDLEREILIAQFHEPRVHFAIVCASASCPKLQSWAFEGQHLDEQLNRVTEEFVNDPLRNRFDRSRKVASLSMIFKWFAKDFEARSGSILGYVGEYVQDPSLKQALLAGDYTVEFLDYDWHLNGPSP; the protein is encoded by the coding sequence GTGACGCGAAAGCTGTTGATCGGAGTACTGCTGATCATGATGGGAGGCTGTTCGACGGCGCCGACCTCTTTCACCCCCTCTGACCCCCTCCCGTCGGAGCAAGTGTCTCATCGGTTGTGGCAGGAACTACTGAGCGCGGATGTCCGGGATGGCGTCGTTGATTACCCGGCCATTCGCCGCCAGGGACGGCTTCCGTCCTATATCGCGTTGTTGAATCGAGTGGATCCGGGTCGCTTGTCGGTTGGAGACCGGTTGGCGTTCTGGATCAATGCGTACAATGCCTTTGCCGTCACGGGCATTCTGGATGGGTATTCTCCTGACACGCTGTTCGGCCGATACCGGTACTTCATCGCGCGGAAGTACTCTATTGGTGGACAGGCGGTGAATCTCTACGATCTGGAGCGGGAGATTCTTATCGCCCAGTTTCACGAACCGCGCGTACATTTTGCGATCGTCTGCGCGTCAGCCTCCTGCCCGAAACTTCAATCGTGGGCGTTCGAAGGCCAGCATCTCGATGAACAACTCAATCGGGTCACGGAGGAGTTTGTAAATGACCCGTTGCGCAATCGTTTTGACCGATCGAGAAAAGTGGCCTCGTTGTCGATGATTTTCAAATGGTTTGCCAAGGATTTCGAGGCTCGTTCCGGATCAATCCTGGGCTATGTCGGTGAGTATGTGCAAGATCCATCGCTCAAGCAGGCCCTTCTAGCCGGCGACTACACCGTGGAGTTTCTCGACTACGATTGGCATTTGAATGGACCGTCCCCGTAG
- a CDS encoding radical SAM protein, with the protein MLTHSRRFTVTVKRAVAMMSAHARPLANLLQGRPVLATFQVTLRCNSACGYCALPLNLGRYELTREEIRGIFGQLYADGIRFVLIQGGEPLLRSDLVDILTDLSSLGLYVTVITNGTRLTADLVARFASLRLPLSVSLDTLDRARYRQIRGADQLPQVLSGLDLLAQYPYPKFLTCIVSEVNREEVPEVVRFARARGFIPVVGAYHWNIGLYGKEDAGLTYDRSAAAGVFELLLKEHLIPPGYFRKFVADSAGWLRGQRLEPCDAGRYSIAVDASGEVSACLAMSSVGNLREVPYREILSRFNRTQIQVCSDCSSCNRLDGRVVGTILRHPITSWRTPVRFQ; encoded by the coding sequence ATGCTCACTCATAGCAGGCGATTCACGGTGACAGTGAAGCGCGCGGTTGCGATGATGTCAGCCCATGCTCGGCCCCTGGCTAATCTTTTACAGGGGCGCCCGGTCCTTGCCACGTTTCAGGTGACCTTGCGGTGCAACTCCGCCTGTGGGTATTGCGCCCTTCCGTTGAACCTGGGACGGTACGAACTGACTCGAGAGGAAATCCGGGGCATCTTCGGACAACTCTACGCTGACGGTATTCGATTCGTGCTTATTCAGGGTGGGGAACCGCTCCTACGCTCGGACCTCGTCGATATCCTGACCGACCTCTCCTCGCTGGGGTTGTATGTGACCGTGATCACCAATGGGACCAGGCTCACGGCCGACCTCGTCGCACGGTTTGCCTCACTACGCCTTCCTCTATCAGTGAGCCTGGACACGCTAGACCGCGCGCGCTACCGACAGATTCGTGGAGCTGATCAGTTGCCCCAGGTCCTGTCCGGACTTGATCTTCTGGCACAGTATCCCTACCCGAAGTTCCTGACCTGTATTGTGAGCGAGGTCAATCGCGAAGAGGTGCCCGAAGTCGTACGATTCGCCAGGGCGCGGGGATTTATTCCCGTCGTGGGAGCCTACCACTGGAATATAGGCCTTTACGGCAAAGAGGATGCCGGATTGACGTACGATCGCTCTGCTGCCGCCGGGGTGTTCGAGCTGCTTCTGAAAGAGCACCTGATTCCTCCGGGGTATTTCCGGAAATTTGTCGCTGACAGCGCGGGATGGTTGCGAGGTCAGCGACTTGAGCCCTGCGACGCCGGAAGATATAGTATTGCCGTCGATGCCTCCGGTGAGGTGTCAGCCTGCCTGGCGATGTCGTCTGTGGGGAATCTCCGCGAGGTGCCATACCGAGAGATCCTCAGTCGTTTCAACCGGACCCAAATTCAAGTCTGTTCCGATTGCTCCTCCTGCAACCGTCTTGATGGGCGGGTGGTGGGAACTATCCTGAGACATCCGATCACGTCATGGCGGACTCCGGTTCGGTTTCAGTAG